The Spea bombifrons isolate aSpeBom1 chromosome 4, aSpeBom1.2.pri, whole genome shotgun sequence genome segment GGCAGTGTTATGGGGCGAGAGGATAAGCAAAGAGCTGTATTGCGTAATTTCAAAGTAAACGATTGACCCAGATTCTAGTTGaacaggtctattcactaaagtgtaaGTGTGAGTACTTACACACGTTGGTCAAAAGTCCAGCTCGGACATTCGGTAAACGAATACAAGAAAATCAACTTGCGTACACTTGCATGTATTCATTCTCCATCCATTGTGGTTAAGCCAGGCGAAGAGTTATGTGATCCAAACTTTACAATCTATGAAAAACCCGTCTTACTGATAACCACAACTACATCAAGGATTGATATGCATATTATTCCTGGGTTGGGATTGTTCCTCCAGTTTAAAGGAAGGCTTAAGTAAATGGTTGGCAGATGTTCCCCATAGATTTTATATGAGGATCCTATCGCCCCCCTAAAAATGTTTCTAGAAACCTTCTGAGATTGCTAGATTTCagtgttattgtattttaaatgtatacttaCTAATTAGTTAGAGTGTCAGGCCCCCAGACCAGCGCTCATGCAGCTGAGGGGTCCCTTACCTCCAAGCCCTTGGGATTCACCTTGTGTTCCTTGCTACAGCTCGCTGACCTCACTTGACCTCTCGGCTTGATCTTTGGCTTAAGACCtggattatactgtttgtctccTGGCCCACAACCTTGGCTTGTTAACCCGTTGTGCAGTCTGCCTTGACCTTCTGGACTGATTATTGACTTTGCTATCTAGTATTGCCTGCCTCTGGGTCAGACTGCACTACCTGCCTTATGCTCACATCCCAGTCCTGACACCTTTTCACTGACATTTTCAGAGACAATACAAACATTCACAAGCCCTGTTATGCAAATCGAAAGTGAATGACTGTAAACCTAGTTATTCCCTCCATCCAATAAATAAATTCTTGCCTTGTATGAGAAAAGCAACTAAACAGCCATAAATATCTTagtaacacataacaaaatCCATATTATGATAACACAAAGCTGTttctcaaaagaaaaaatattttttttattattttattaaaattttcaatgttcttaaatgaaaaataaattgagCAGTAACAGTCTGCTCTGAAGGAATAAAGTTCTACAGTCCATATGGCCAGCATACATTTGGGCAAGGACATCTAGGAAAGAAATGGATGCTGTGGTATGGATACTTTTCTCATGGGATTCAATATTCAGTTAATCTAAAAgacttgaaataaaatgtgccatCAAAGCCATAGCCATCTACTTATAACATCTACGGCTGGGCGGGCCTGTCGACTCAACACAGTATCTTTAATGATCTGTACTCAATGGATTCAAAGAACAAATTCAAATGAATCATATCTTTTTATTCGTGCTTCTGATACCACTCATAATCATTGATGGAGAAGATGAACTTCAATCACTCACAAATCACAAATTTGAAAGATGCATGACACTTATAGTTCAATCTGCTTTTTCCTTTGACCTGCAGTTATAAGAACTCTCTTCTCCTTTGCCCAGAGCATTTCTAAGTCATGTACTCCACAATAGGACATGCTGGCTTCTTTATGAGAGCCTTGGGATATAACATTACTGATGTACCCAGAAGAACCAGGGAAATGGAGAGTGGTCAAGATTTTGtagcatatttatattttatttttttgaagccCCAAGGTCAGTGGCTCcgctgtaaaaacaaaaaagtgccaAGTGCCAGAAAACCACGATGGACACCAGGTCCCTTTCTTTGTTTCTTGAGGGGCTGCACTCTACGAAAGCATATGTGACCCCTTCCTTCCATCCCTGGCCAGAAGGCGTATAGGACAGCTGAATCCTCTTGGTCCTTCTATTCAATAGAAGGACCACTAAAATCTTTAATAGAGGGGGGCACTCCGAAGAGCTACCTATTCCCCCTGCTTGCCAGAACCTTTTCAGGGGACTCTACCATGGCATTTTTGGTTACCATGTGCCGATAATCTGTGTCGCAGTACATATTGTGAAAGAATTCATTGGCAAAGTACATGAGATACCTGAATtaccaatatactgtatattttgtttagcGAACACAGTCAACTAAGAATGTGGGGGGAAATATGGTACTTTACACTTTTGTGTAGATAGAATTTACCTGACAAGCTCTGGTCTCAGTTCCCCATAATATCTCATCTAAACTAGAAATGAGCTTTGAATCCCAGTAACCACTCGGGTCAAAGAAGAAAACCCAATTTTGCCATGTTTATCTCTTCTTCTGTATCTTTGAAAGAGGAAAGCAAAGGGCAGATCATTTATAGAGATGTATTTTAGATTCCTTTTGACATAAACTTTTTCACACTTATTTTGATATCCTCATTCCTAAGACTGTATATAATCGGGTTAGAAAATGGGCATAGCATTGAAAATAGAAGAGATAATACTTTATTAACGTTAAAAGAATGCCTTTTGGTGGGGGCAATGTAAACTACTATTAGAGTCCCAAAGTAGGCACACACTACAGTCAAgtgggagctgcaggtggagaaggctttctgtctCCCAGTGCTAGAGGAAATTCCAATAATGGCGATAAAAATGGAgacataagtaaaaataatgaagaagAAAGGGACACCTATGTAGGGGATGCCTAACACAAAATCTAAAAGTTCGGCAAGAGTATGCTTTGTACAAGACAACTCTATAAGGGGAGCAagatcacagaaataatggtcaatgACACGACCACAGAACTCTAAAACAGAAAGGAATGGGGcaacagaaaatgaaaatatacatgACAAAAGCCAAGAAATGAGAATGAGTTGGAGGTAAAGCCTAAAACCCATGATGGACGTGTAACGCAGTGGGTGACAAATGGCCAAATACCGGTCATAGGACATTACGGTGAGAAGGAGACACTCGGCGCCTTCtgatatagaaaaaaagtaaaactgagtGATGCAGCCAGCTAAAGATATTCTGCTTCCTCCATTAACTATAACATGGAGCATGTTGGGGACTATGATGGTGGATACAAGGATATCGCACACcgataactgagtgaggaaaaaatacatgggagatttcagCCTCTGAaactttgccaccaatataataatcagcaggttccCGACTAACGTCAAGATGTAGATCACAAGGAACAGAACAAAGAGAACAGAGTTTAAAATCTGTGGATTCTGAAAACCCAACAGCAGAATCTCCACCACTTCTGTCTTGTTGAACATATCCTATaagttagaaaaaataaataaatatttgaaccGAATTTTACGGAATTTTTGCGCTTGAATATTGTTGTAGAGGAAAGCAgataattttgttgtttttacacCAAGATGATGTTAGCGTAGTGATTGTTACCAAgttattaagaaaatattaacaGTAAAACCAAGTTATTCTCTGGTTATCCAGTCCTCTTCAGTGCTTCAAATACTGGAAAAAGCAGTCAAAATTATGTTCAAGATCTTGAGATCAAAGATATTAGAGGTTTCCAGTCTGTATCCAAAACCTGCTAACAAattagaagaaaagaaaagttgACCAAATCACCTCATTTTAAACTCACTCGTTtgtgtagacttgtgcatttctGTTTTCATCCAGCCTGAATTATAAAATGTCATATAGATCATTATACTTATTTtacaattatgaaaaaaaaacataataatgttcCATTGGCCAAAAAGTGCAACGGTTTTGGTCAACATTCTGGACTCACATATCTGCAGTTCCAACTAAAACATCcaatagaaatatatggaatctaataatataatagaaaagtagaaaaaataatCTAACATAATTCTCTATTAatccatcaatatatatatatatatacatatttttttttttaaaaaggtataCTATGAGATAAAGACAGATTTTTGTAAGAAATAGAAagatttttcaatgtttttacattttgcctGCTATTTTAGTAAAGAGACAAAGGTTattaccaaaacaaaataaatgcatttaaaattcCATACTAAATAAGCGTTATTTAGTTGCATTATTTCCCATTTTTaccatcagattaaaaataaggaaGCTTGGTGAATGCATCTCTCCACCGCGTCCTGTTCCATCACCTGGTAGGAAGTTTAAATAAAGGTCTTCTCCAATATTTTGATGAAAACCAAGCACCTttggaaatgttattttctggTAAGACCTGGTAAGTAACCAGAAATTCAGTGAAGTAACAGCCGATAACTCTTTCAGAGGTCTTTATACTGTGCAAAGAACATGACGTTGTCTCTGTAAAAGAACACTGGGGATTTGCAGAGAAGGAGGCTCGTTACAGCAATAATGACAAATCCCAAAACATCTTATTAATTTGTAACCTGAAGTAACCTTGGATTAcagcatactgtatattatttggCATCTAATGGTGTTAAAAAACTTTTCATAATCTGCTGCTTACAGATCAGAGGTTTCAACAGTGAGACATGGAACACATTGTGGCTGTGCATGTTGGAAGGAAGATCCAGGGCATAGGCCACAGGTTTACCCGTCGGAGGATACGGAAAGGCCCCACAGGAGGTGGAGATTTCTGGAGGATAATCAGACACTCTCCCCGACATGATAGGAAGGTGTGGGTAGGTGTTTATGATTAGCCTGGAACTCCTGACACTGTTGTGAGCATCGAAGTGCCTCCTGGACCTGCACCCATGTGGAATGGATCTGCTGGAGATGATCCTCCAGTGCCAGAATCCCCTGGGATTATACCTATAATTCACCATGAAAGGGGAGAACCGGGTGAAGGCCAAGACAGCACTATTATGAGCAAATTCCGCCCAGGGTAGCAGTTCCGACCTATTACTTTGGTGGTCTGAGATGTAGCACCTCAGGAATTGCTCCAAGGTATGATTGGCATTTTCCGCAGCCCCATTCGATTGTGGGTGGTAGGCCGAGGAGAAGGAGAGTTGGATACCCAGTTGCGCACAGAAGGCCTTCCAAAATCTCTAGACAAACTGGCTACCCCGGTCAGAAaagtatgactttgggaaccccGGTATAGCCAATAGATCTCCTTGATAAAAACCGTAGCCAACTCCTTAGCGGAAGGGagctttttgaatggtatgcagTGTATCATTTTAGAAAACCGGTCGACAACCATGAGGATAACTGTGTTACCGTTAGACAGCGCAAGGTTGACTATGAAATCCATGGCAAGGTGTGACATAGCCTCTCACCATTAGGTATGGTTTGGAGACGGCCCACTAAAGGGTGACAGGGTGGTTTAGTCTGCACGCAGACTACGAAGGCAACAATATTTTTGCTAGTTCCTGGACACCAGAAGAGATGGGAAACTGACCAGAGAAGTTGGTTCCTCCTGGGATGACCTGCTGACTTAGTATTGTGATAGGTGGAAAGTATCTTTGGTACGCAGGTTGACAGGTACGAAATATCGACCTGAGGGGGTTTCAGCAGGTGCATCTACTTGAGCGGCCCATATTCTGTCCCCGAGAGGAGATGTTATTCTGGTATGTATGGTAGCCAGTACTCAGTCCGGGGGAATAATCGGACTAGGAGGACACTCTTCTTTAGCTTTCGAGAACTAGAGAGGACATCGGGCCGGACATTTTTGGTCCCTGACAGGTACAAGACCACATAATtaaaacaggagaaaaataaagccCAACGGGCCTGCCTCGGAGTTAAGCATTTAGCCTGGGACAGGTAGGTGAGGTTTTTATGATCCGTGAGAATTAGGATTGGTACGGAAGTTCCCTCAAGCAAATGCCTTCATTCTTTGAGAGCCAGTGTCACGGTTCCGGCACCCGGCGGGTATCCGATGTCCCGGCTCCCGGCACAGGTGGGCAGATTGCCACTTGCAGACACCGGGTTTCCGATCTCCCGGCTCCCAGTACTGGCGAGCGGACTGCCGTCCGCGGACGCCAGAAACCCGAGACTCCGTTCCGGAGCTCCGTCTCCGGCAGACAAGAACACTGCCGCAGGTACTCGAGGGGTTAAGTCTGGGAATTCCCCTGACAGAGGACTTAACTCTTCTCCCGGCATCTGCAGGAATTCTGGGGGTGCGGCTAAGCCACCTAGCTGGTATCGGGGCTGTGATGTACGGCTGGAGGCTCAGCCGTGATGTCATCGTGGAGGCGGGGTTTTTTGACTGGCGCCGGTTTTAAAAAGCCGGAAATCAGTTTCTCCTGCACCCTGTTGTAGGCCTACACTTCGTTTTGCTGCTGTGATCTATGTTGCCATTGACCCTTTGCTTGTCTGGCTACTCTTTGGATTTTGACTCTATACCTCTGCCCGGATATCCGTGTACCAGTTTGGCTTGTCTAACTTCCCACTCCGTGTTTCGACCCTCTGGCTTACCCCTTCAGTTCTATTCTCCTGTGGGGTTCGTCTGGCGATTCCTTCACCTTATTTACTCAGTACCTATATCTACCTGCCTGCACTtggcctccttgctgttgggatccTCTAAGTCCTGGTTCTTTGCTACTAAGGGCCCCTCTCTTGGTATCAGGGGATTGGGCTGAATAACTCTTGCGGTGAGTGTCAGTGTGCGGGTGGTCATGACAACCAGTATTATTGCCAGCAACTCACGGTCGCCAATTTGATAGTTGCATTCGGCAGCACATAGCTTCTTTGGAGAAGTACCCACATGGGTGCAACTGGCTCTCAGGAGTAGGACGTTGAGACAGGAGGGGCCTACCCCTGTCTCAGACGCATAGACCTCAAGTATGAATGGAAGTTCAGGTTTCGGGTGTACCAAAATAGGAGCTGCAGCAAAAGAGGCCTTCAATGACTCAAAAGCTTTGATGGCCCCTGGGGACCAGAGAGAGGCATTGCCGtcttttttggttttctgtaATAGTTAGCGAAGCCGAGGAACCGTTGAAGAGAGCGGAGACCTACAGGTCGTGACCACTCAAGAACAGACGAGAGTTTTTCAGGATCCGTAGCGAAACCGACCTCTGAAATTACGTACCCCAGAAAGGTGACCTGTTTGCGGTGGAACTCGCACTTCTCCCTCTGTAGGACTCGGGCTACATCAGCTTGGTGGCTTTCTATGGAGATGGAATGGATCAAAATATCATCTAGGAATGTCCCGGAGGACATCATTTATGAATTCCTGGAAAACCGCGGGGGCATTGCAGAGACCGAAGGCCGTATCTAGGTATTCATAATGTCCGCTCCTGGTGTTAAACACGGTTTTCATAAGTTACATAACATAAGTTTACAAGCCTTGTTATGCAAATTGAAAATGAATGACTGTAAAACCTTGTTTTTCTCCTCCATCCAATAAATTCTTGCCTTCTATGAGAAAATCAACTTTCCATAAATGTTCTAAACATCCATAAATATCTTAGCAAACACAGAGCAAAATCCATATTATGATAACATGATATGGTTtctcaaaataaatgaattttcattttcttgaatgaaaaataaattgggCAGTAACAGTCTGCTCGGAAGGAGTAAAGCTCTTCAGTCCATATGGCCAGCATACATTTGGGCAAGGACATGATGGTTCTCATTGAAATCACATGTCGTTGTTTGCCCTCACCTGAGCTATTGGTGTCCCATATTAGTGAATCTGTGAGTTGTTTTCTGAGTACTAAACTAACAACTCAACTTTTAGTGACTAGACCCCATTCTCAGTGCCGCTAATAACTTCCACAAGCCTTGTCATGGATGCTGTGGTATAGATGCTTTAATCATGGGATTCAATATTCAGTTCATCTAAGAGACTTGAAATAAAGTGTGACATCAAAGACAGGTGATGAAGCCATAGCCATCTACTTAAAACAGCTACGGCTGGACTGGCCTGTCGACTCAACACAGTATCTTTAATGATCTGTACTCAATGGATTCACTTACAAAGAGCAAAGCCAAATGAAGCATATCTttttactggtgcttctgataTCACTCATAATCATTGATGGAGAAGATGAACTTCAGTCACTCACAATCACAAATTCAAAAGATGCATCCTCTATTGACCTGCAGTTATAAGAACTCTTTGTCCAGAGCATTTATAAGTCATAATAGGACATGCTGGCTTCTTTATTAGAGTCTTGGGATATAACATTACTGACGTCCCCAGAAGAACCAGCAAAATGGAGAGTGATCAAGATGGGGAGTAGATAATCAAGACAAAGGTCACAATGTCAGAGCTGAAAGTCATCAGCCATTTTgtagcatatttatatatatttttttgaagccTCAGGGTCAGTGGCTCtggtgttaaaaaaacaaaaaaagtgccaAGTGCCAGAAAACCAAGatggacaccaggtccccttcttcGTTTCATGAGGGGCTGCACTTCACGAAGGCATATGTGACCCCTTAATTCTATCCCTGGCCAGAAGGCGTGTAGGGTGGCTGAATCTTCTTGGTTCTTCCCTCCAAGGGAATCTTTGATAAAGGGGGGCGCTCTCCCCTCCTCACCAGAAAAGCTTGGACCTTTTCAGGGGACCCGACTCCACCATGGCATTTTTGGTGTCTTCTTTAATCTGTTACCCTGTGCCGATAATCTGTGTCGCAGTACATATTATGAAATAATTCATGTGCAAAATACATCATATACTTATTTCACTCTTATGTTACTATTACGCATATACGCATAGCGTTATTACCAATACACTGTATATGGGTTACAATTTATATTACCAAGTGAAACAATTTAGTTTGGTTAGCAAACACAGTAAAGTAAgaatttagggggaaaaataaGCTACTTTTGACAAGATCTGGTCTCAGTTCCCCATAATATCTCATCTAAACTCAAAATGAGCTTTGAATCCCAGTAACCACTCGGGTCAAATAAGGGAACTATATGGTTACCCCAATTTTGCCGTGTTTATCTCTTCTTTTGTATCTTTGAAAGAGGAAAGCAAAGGACAGATAATTTATGTAGATGAAAGTTAAATTTCTCTTGGGCTCTTTGACAGAAACTTTTTCAAACTTACTTTGATATCCTCATTCCTAAGACTGTATATAATCGGGTTAAGAAATGGGCATAGCATTGAAAATAGAAGAGATAATACTTTATTACTGTTAAAAGACTGCCTTTTGGTGGGGGCAAGGTAAACTACTACCATAGTCCCATAGTAGGCGCACACTACAGTCAGgtgagagctgcaggtggagaaggctttctgtctCCCGATACTGGAGGAGATTCCAAGGATGGAGATAAAAATGGAgacataagtaaaaataatgaagaagAAAGGGACACCTACATATGGAATGCCTATGATAAAATCTACAAGTTCAGCAAGAGTATGTTTTGTACAAGACAACTCTATAAGGGGAGcaaaatcacagaaataatggtcaatgACACGACCACAGAACTCTAAAACAGAAAGGAATGGGGCatcagaaaatgaaaatatacatgACAAAAGCCAAGAAATGAGAATGAGTTGGAGGTAAAGCCTAAAACCCATGATGGACGTGTAACGCAGGGGATGACAAATGGCCAAATACCGGTCATAGGACATTGCTGTGAGAAGGAGACACTCGGTGCCttctgaaatagaaaaaaagtaaaactgagAGATGCAGCCAGTCAACGATATTCTGCTTCCTCCATTAATTATAACATGGAGCATGTTGGGGACTATGATGGTGGATACAAGGATATCACACACcgataactgagtgaggaagaaatacatgggagatttaAGCCTCTGAACTTTTgccaccaatataataatcagcaggttcccgactaacgtcaagatgtagatcataagaaacaaaacaaagagagCAAAGTTTAAATTCTGTGGATTCTGAAAACCCAACAGCAGAATCTCCACCACTTCTGTCTCGTTGAACATATTCTACAActtagaaatttttttttatatttgaactGAATTTTACTAAACGCACATTTTTTTCCACCCTACCCCTGTAGAATGAAGTTACGCTTGAATAATTGTTGTAGAGGAAAGCAGATAATTTGGTTGTTTTTACACCAAGATGATGTTAACGT includes the following:
- the LOC128491644 gene encoding olfactory receptor 11L1-like — its product is MFNKTEVVEILLLGFQNPQILNSVLFVLFLVIYILTLVGNLLIIILVAKFQRLKSPMYFFLTQLSVCDILVSTIIVPNMLHVIVNGGSRISLAGCITQFYFFSISEGAECLLLTVMSYDRYLAICHPLRYTSIMGFRLYLQLILISWLLSCIFSFSVAPFLSVLEFCGRVIDHYFCDLAPLIELSCTKHTLAELLDFVLGIPYIGVPFFFIIFTYVSIFIAIIGISSSTGRQKAFSTCSSHLTVVCAYFGTLIVVYIAPTKRHSFNVNKVLSLLFSMLCPFSNPIIYSLRNEDIKISVKKFMSKGI
- the LOC128491645 gene encoding olfactory receptor 11L1-like; the protein is MFNETEVVEILLLGFQNPQNLNFALFVLFLMIYILTLVGNLLIIILVAKVQRLKSPMYFFLTQLSVCDILVSTIIVPNMLHVIINGGSRISLTGCISQFYFFSISEGTECLLLTAMSYDRYLAICHPLRYTSIMGFRLYLQLILISWLLSCIFSFSDAPFLSVLEFCGRVIDHYFCDFAPLIELSCTKHTLAELVDFIIGIPYVGVPFFFIIFTYVSIFISILGISSSIGRQKAFSTCSSHLTVVCAYYGTMVVVYLAPTKRQSFNSNKVLSLLFSMLCPFLNPIIYSLRNEDIKVSLKKFLSKSPREI